From the Solanum stenotomum isolate F172 chromosome 4, ASM1918654v1, whole genome shotgun sequence genome, one window contains:
- the LOC125863268 gene encoding protein RALF-like 33: protein MTTPGEKLQEIQPQTHKMQKSQLYFNPLKTLFFLLLFSHAQMRFCSGVSVLDLKSVKDSNFNLMGKRGCSEKLQECSEMVGEEDLMDSESNRRVLLMQKKYISYGTLKRDLVPCNTPGASYYNCKAPGAANNYNRGCEIITRCARDVSDIKS, encoded by the coding sequence atgacAACACCAGGAGAAAAGCTACAAGAAATTCAACCTCAAACTCACAAAATGCAAAAATCCCAACTTTACTTCAACCCATTGAAGACCCTCTTCTTCTTGCTTCTTTTCAGCCATGCCCAGATGAGATTTTGTTCTGGGGTTTCAGTTCTTGACCTTAAATCAGTTAAAGATAGTAACTTTAACCTAATGGGGAAAAGGGGTTGTTCAGAAAAGCTTCAAGAATGCTCAGAAATGGTGGGTGAAGAAGATTTGATGGATTCTGAAAGTAATAGAAGGGTTTTGCTTATGCAAAAGAAGTACATTAGTTATGGTACATTGAAGAGGGATTTGGTGCCTTGTAATACTCCTGGTGCTTCATATTATAATTGTAAAGCTCCTGGTGCAGCTAATAATTACAACAGAGGATGTGAGATTATTACAAGGTGTGCTAGGGATGTCAGTGACatcaaatcttga
- the LOC125863037 gene encoding UDP-glucuronate 4-epimerase 6-like: MASSPIDTSKEMKLERYNSYIRRLNSTKLIVASSKLLFRVTLLVALILIFFFIINYPPFTSSENSNPHHHNIHTTTHNLLSSSFYGGGAAWEKQVRHSSTPRRVNGLSVLVTGAAGFVGSHCSMALKKRGDGVLGIDNFNSYYDPSLKRGRQKLLAQHEVFIVEGDINDAELLSKLFDIVPFTHVLHLAAQAGVRYAMKNPLSYVQSNIAGFVNLLETVKLANPQPAIVWASSSSVYGLNTNVPFSESHRTDQPASLYAATKKAGEEIAHTYNHIYGLSLTALRFFTVYGPWGRPDMAYFFFTKDMVQGKPINVYVTQDDKEVARDFTYIDDIVKGCIGSLDTAEKSTGSGGKKKGPAQLRVYNLGNTSPVSVNKLVTILENLLNVKAKKNVIKMPRNGDVPFTHANITLAKNDFGYKPTTDLSSGLRKFVKWYVSYYGIQSKEVDSSNDHSQD; encoded by the exons ATGGCATCATCTCCTATTGATACAAGCAAAGAAATGAAATTAGAGAGATATAATAGCTATATTAGAAGATTAAATAGCACAAAATTAATTGTTGCTTCTTCTAAACTTCTTTTTAGAGTTACACTTTTAGTAGCTctaatattaatcttttttttcatcataaattacCCTCCTTTTACCTCATCGGAAAATAGTAATCCACATCATCATAATATTCACACCACCACCCATAACCTCCTCTCTTCCTCCTTCTACGGTGGAGGCGCCGCTTGGGAGAAACAAGTTCGCCACTCCTCCACTCCTCGACGTGTCAATGGTTTATCCGTATTGGTTACAG GTGCGGCTGGTTTTGTTGGTTCTCATTGCTCAATGGCATTAAAGAAACGTGGGGACGGTGTCTTGGGAATAGACAATTTTAATTCCTATTATGACCCATCATTAAAACGTGGGCGCCAAAAGTTATTGGCGCAACACGAAGTTTTTATTGTGGAAGGTGATATAAACGATGCCGAGTTGTTATCCAAACTGTTCGACATCGTTCCATTCACACATGTACTGCATCTAGCCGCGCAGGCGGGAGTGCGGTACGCGATGAAAAATCCACTATCGTATGTCCAATCAAACATTGCGGGGTTTGTCAACTTATTAGAGACAGTCAAGTTAGCTAACCCTCAACCCGCGATTGTCTGGGCATCATCCAGTTCGGTTTACGGGTTGAACACAAACGTACCATTTTCCGAAAGTCATCGTACGGATCAACCGGCAAGCCTTTACGCCGCAACGAAAAAAGCTGGTGAAGAAATTGCACATACGTATAATCATATTTACGGTCTTTCTTTAACCGCATTAAGGTTTTTTACTGTTTACGGACCGTGGGGTAGACCAGATAtggcctattttttttttactaaggACATGGTACAAGGTAAACCAATAAATGTTTACGTTACACAAGATGATAAAGAGGTGGCACGTGACTTCACGTATATCGATGACATCGTTAAAGGGTGTATCGGGTCGTTAGACACGGCGGAGAAGAGCACCGGGAGTGGTGGCAAGAAGAAGGGTCCGGCCCAATTAAGGGTGTACAATTTAGGTAACACTTCACCAGTATCAGTAAACAAATTGGTGACAATTTTGGAGAATTTATTAAATGTTAAGgctaaaaaaaatgtaattaaaatgCCAAGAAATGGTGATGTACCATTTACACATGCTAATATTACATTGGCTAAAAATGATTTTGGGTATAAGCCAACCACAGATTTGTCAAGTGGATTGAGGAAGTTTGTCAAGTGGTATGTGAGTTATTATGGGATTCAATCAAAAGAAGTAGACTCATCTAATGACCATTCTCAAGATTGA
- the LOC125862204 gene encoding adenosylhomocysteinase — MALIVEKTTSGREYKVKDMSQADFGRLEIELAEVEMPGLMACRTEFGPSQPFKGAKITGSLHMTIQTAVLIETLTALGAEVRWCSCNIFSTQDHAAAATARDSAAVFAWKGETLQEYWWCTERALDWGPGGGPDLIVDDGGDATLLIHEGVKAEEEYAKTGKFPDPHSTDNVEFQLVLTIIKDGLKSDPLKYTKMKERLVGVSEETTTGVKRLYQMQANGTLLFPAINVNDSVTKSKFDNLYGCRHSLPDGLMRATDVMIAGKVALIAGYGDVGKGCAAAMKQAGARVIVTEIDPICALQATMEGLQVLPLEDVVSEIDIFVTTTGNKDIIMVDHMRKMKNNAIVCNIGHFDNEIDMLGLETYPGVKRITIKPQTDRWVFPDTKSGIIVLAEGRLMNLGCATGHPSFVMSCSFTNQVIAQLELWKEKASGKYEKKVYVLPKHLDEKVAALHLGQLGVKLTKLSKDQADYISVPVEGPYKPAHYRY; from the exons ATGGCGTTAATCGTCGAGAAAACCACCTCCGGCCGCGAGTACAAGGTCAAGGACATGTCCCAGGCCGATTTCGGCCGCCTCGAAATCGAGCTAGCCGAAGTCGAAATGCCTGGATTAATGGCTTGTCGTACTGAATTCGGTCCATCACAGCCATTCAAAGGTGCAAAAATCACCGGAAGTTTACACATGACGATCCAAACCGCTGTCCTAATCGAAACCCTCACTGCATTGGGTGCTGAAGTTCGATGGTGTTCCTGCAACATCTTCTCAACGCAAGATCACGCGGCTGCTGCTACAGCGCGTGACAGCGCCGCCGTTTTCGCGTGGAAAGGGGAGACATTGCAGGAGTACTGGTGGTGTACGGAGAGAGCTCTTGATTGGGGTCCAGGTGGTGGACCCGATCTGATTGTTGATGATGGTGGTGATGCTACATTGTTGATTCATGAAGGTGTTAAAGCTGAAGAGGAATACGCGAAAACTGGTAAATTTCCAGATCCTCATTCTACTGATAATGTTGAATTTCAGCTTGTGCTTACTATTATTAAGGATGGGTTGAAAAGCGATCCGTTAAAGTATACGAAGATGAAGGAGAGACTTGTTGGTGTTTCTGAAGAAACTACTACTGGTGTTAAGAGATTGTATCAGATGCAGGCAAATGGAACTTTGCTTTTCCCTGCTATTAATGTTAATGACTCTGTCACCAAGAGCAAG TTTGACAACTTGTATGGATGTCGCCACTCACTGCCCGATGGACTCATGAGGGCTACTGATGTTATGATTGCTGGGAAGGTTGCCCTTATTGCCGGTTATGGTGATGTTGGCAAGGGTTGTGCTGCTGCAATGAAGCAAGCAGGTGCTCGTGTGATTGTGACTGAGATTGACCCAATCTGTGCTCTCCAGGCTACTATGGAAGGTCTCCAGGTTCTTCCTCTCGAGGATGTTGTTTCCGAAATTGATATCTTTGTTACCACAACTGGTAACAAGGACATCATCATGGTTGACCAtatgaggaagatgaagaacaATGCCATTGTCTGCAACATTGGCCACTTTGACAATGAAATCGACATGCTTGGTCTTGAGACCTACCCTGGAGTGAAGAGAATCACAATCAAGCCTCAAACCGACAGATGGGTCTTCCCTGACACCAAGAGTGGCATCATTGTCTTAGCTGAGGGTCGTCTCATGAACTTGGGATGCGCTACTGGACACCCCAGTTTTGTCATGTCGTGCTCTTTCACTAACCAAGTCATTGCTCAGCTTGAGTTGTGGAAGGAGAAGGCAAGTGGCAAGTATGAGAAGAAGGTGTACGTCTTGCCAAAGCACCTCGATGAGAAGGTTGCTGCCCTTCATCTCGGACAGCTCGGAGTCAAGCTCACTAAGCTCTCCAAGGACCAAGCTGATTACATTAGTGTACCAGTTGAGGGTCCTTACAAGCCTGCTCACTACAGGTACTAA
- the LOC125862588 gene encoding serine hydroxymethyltransferase 4-like has protein sequence MDPVSVWGNEPLNTTDPEIFDLIEKEKRRQCRGIELIASENFTSFAVIEALGSALTNKYSEGIPGNRYYGGNEYIDQIENLTRSRALQAFHLDPTKWGVNVQPYSGSPANFAAYTAVLNPHDRIMGLDLPSGGHLTHGYYTSGGKKVSATSIYFESLPYKLDFTTGYIDYDRLEEKAMDFRPKLLICGGSAYPRDWDYKRFREVADKCGALLLCDMAHISGLVAAQEAANPFEYCDLVTTTTHKSLRGPRAGMIFYRKGPKPPKKGQPEDAVYDFEDKINFSVFPSLQGGPHNHQIGALAVALKQCMTPGFKAYAKQVKANAVALGKFLMSKEYKLVTSGTENHLVLWDLRPLGLTGNKVEKLCDLANITVNKNAVFGDSSALAPGGVRIGTPAMTSRGLLEKDFEQIGEFLHRAVTITLNIQKEHGKLLKDFNKGLVNNKEIEELKVDVEKFASSFDMPGFKMSEMKYKD, from the exons ATGGATCCAGTTTCAGTATGGGGCAATGAACCCCTTAACACAACAGACCCAGAAATCTTCGACCtcatagaaaaagaaaaacgtcGTCAATGTCGCGGTATCGAACTCATTGCATCAGAAAATTTCACTTCATTCGCCGTAATTGAAGCTCTAGGCAGTGCCTTAACCAACAAATACTCAGAGGGTATACCCGGTAACCGTTATTACGGTGGAAACGAATACATTGACCAAATCGAAAATCTCACTAGAAGTCGAGCATTACAAGCATTTCACTTAGATCCAACGAAATGGGGTGTTAATGTTCAGCCATATTCAGGTAGCCCAGCTAATTTCGCTGCGTATACAGCAGTTTTAAACCCCCATGATAGGATTATGGGTTTAGATTTGCCGTCGGGAGGGCATTTAACACATGGGTATTATACATCTGGTGGGAAAAAAGTTTCTGCTACTTCGATTTACTTTGAGAGTTTGCCTTATAAGCTGGATTTTACAACTGGGTATATTGATTATGATAGATTGGAAGAGAAAGCAATGGATTTTAGACCTAAATTGCTTATTTGTGGAGGGAGTGCTTATCCTAGAGATTGGGATTATAAGAGATTTAGAGAAGTTGCTGATAAATGTGGTGCTCTTTTGCTTTGTGATATGGCTCATATTAGTGGACTTGTTGCTGCTCAG GAAGCAGCAAATCCCTTTGAATATTGTGATTTGGTCACTACCACTACCCACAAGAGCTTAAGAGGTCCACGAGCAGGTATGATCTTCTACCGCAAGGGTCCTAAGCCACCTAAGAAGGGCCAGCCTGAGGATGCAGTATACGACTTTGAAGACAAGATTAATTTTTCGGTTTTCCCCTCTCTCCAGGGTGGTCCTCACAACCACCAAATCGGTGCTTTAGCTGTCGCTCTGAAACAGTGCATGACTCCCGGTTTTAAGGCCTATGCTAAGCAAGTTAAGGCCAATGCTGTTGCTCTTGGGAAGTTTTTGATGAGTAAAGAATACAAGCTTGTCACTAGTGGAACTGAGAACCACCTTGTTCTTTGGGATCTTCGTCCTCTAGGTTTGACTG GTAACAAGGTGGAGAAGCTTTGTGACCTTGCCAACATTACTGTTAACAAGAATGCTGTATTTGGTGACAGCAGTGCTTTGGCCCCTGGAGGTGTTCGTATCG GTACTCCCGCCATGACATCGAGGGGTTTGCTTGAGAAGGACTTTGAACAGATTGGTGAGTTCCTTCATAGGGCTGTGACAATCACCTTGAACATCCAGAAAGAACATGGAAAGCTTTTGAAGGACTTCAACAAGGGACTTGTTAATAACAAGGAAATCGAAGAACTCAAAGTAGATGTCGAGAAATTTGCCTCCTCTTTCGACATGCCTGGATTCAAAATGTCCGAAATGAAGTACAAGGACTAA